A single genomic interval of Balnearium lithotrophicum harbors:
- a CDS encoding LptF/LptG family permease: protein MVKILDRYVFSEGLKLLFLTLLTFLTIFGIIDFVSHISISMKLGLKSELQFISGRFPLYTVRVLPIAVLISTVVTLSRFSSTSELTVIRALGISTYRFSVPLLVLALLSSLFSLLVHELFVPKGLKVSSEIERKVEKASPKKVSEVWFKSGSRKFVFIRKLNVKERRGKWGSVIEEENFQPTRRIDGREVFYEGNGVWKFKDVFIRDLNKLKTERLNELSLNLGVDIKDLKSSETLPEAKSLSELFITIKRLERLGYDTRQFQMELYSKLAISLYPLVVTLIGIPFGVFNPRNRKGYTVLIVSTLIVLMWVTTSLFISLGKSGALPPIYASFAPLILFTSVGLILFGRVET, encoded by the coding sequence ATGGTAAAGATTTTAGATAGGTACGTTTTCTCTGAAGGGCTGAAGCTTCTGTTTTTGACACTGTTAACGTTTCTAACGATATTTGGAATAATCGACTTCGTGAGCCACATCAGTATCTCTATGAAATTAGGACTTAAGTCTGAGCTCCAGTTCATATCTGGTAGGTTTCCCCTTTACACCGTCAGAGTTTTACCCATAGCAGTTCTAATCTCAACTGTGGTAACTCTCTCCCGATTTTCGTCAACGAGTGAACTAACGGTTATCAGGGCTCTCGGGATAAGTACCTATAGATTCTCAGTTCCACTTTTAGTCTTGGCTCTCCTCTCCTCACTTTTCTCACTCCTCGTTCACGAGCTTTTTGTTCCAAAGGGACTGAAGGTTTCCTCAGAAATTGAGAGAAAGGTGGAAAAAGCCAGCCCTAAGAAGGTAAGTGAGGTCTGGTTTAAAAGCGGAAGTAGGAAATTTGTGTTTATAAGGAAGTTGAATGTAAAGGAGAGAAGGGGAAAGTGGGGAAGTGTTATAGAGGAGGAGAACTTTCAACCTACAAGGAGAATCGATGGAAGAGAGGTTTTCTATGAAGGTAACGGAGTTTGGAAGTTTAAAGACGTTTTTATAAGGGATTTAAATAAATTAAAAACTGAGAGGTTAAACGAGCTTTCACTCAACTTAGGTGTTGATATTAAGGATTTAAAGTCGTCAGAAACACTGCCTGAGGCTAAGAGCTTAAGTGAGTTGTTTATAACCATTAAGAGGCTTGAAAGGTTGGGTTACGATACGAGGCAATTTCAGATGGAGCTCTACTCAAAACTGGCAATATCCCTCTATCCCTTGGTTGTAACTCTTATTGGAATACCCTTTGGTGTTTTTAACCCGAGGAACAGAAAGGGGTACACGGTCTTGATTGTGAGCACCCTAATCGTTCTAATGTGGGTCACAACGTCGCTCTTTATAAGTTTAGGAAAGAGTGGAGCTCTACCACCAATCTATGCATCCTTTGCTCCTTTAATTCTCTTCACTTCAGTAGGTCTTATACTCTTTGGAAGGGTTGAGACGTGA
- the murA gene encoding UDP-N-acetylglucosamine 1-carboxyvinyltransferase, which yields MEKFVIRGGRELHGKVRVSGSKNASLPILFSSILSGSLKLSNVPDLRDVSTACKLLEIMGFNVVRNSDTVEVEFTGRINPEAPYELVKTMRASILCLGPLLSKFGRASVSLPGGCAIGLRPVDLHLKGLSKMGADLRISHGYVVGEVRGRLKGVDVTLDFPTVGGTENILMAAVLAKGKTVIRNAAKEPEIVDLARALKKGGARIEGEGTDVIEVEGVDEIGPIEYRVMPDRIEAGTFLSAVASAGGEVEIEEFPTFALESVVEKFVESGLSIEEISEGRVLVKKRDRLKGTDIVTQPYPGFPTDMQAQFMAAMCIADGVSVIKETIFENRFMHALELQRMGADLKIEGNTVVVKGVDKLIGAKVTATDLRASASLVIAGLGAENTTEVYRIYHLDRGYEKLERKLNSLGAEIERVPSELKY from the coding sequence ATGGAGAAGTTTGTTATAAGAGGAGGAAGGGAGCTCCACGGCAAGGTTAGGGTTTCTGGTTCAAAGAATGCCTCACTCCCCATTCTCTTCTCCTCAATCCTATCGGGAAGTCTCAAACTTTCAAACGTTCCAGACCTTAGGGATGTTTCAACTGCATGTAAACTCCTCGAGATAATGGGATTTAACGTTGTAAGGAACAGTGATACTGTTGAAGTGGAGTTCACGGGAAGAATTAATCCTGAGGCTCCCTACGAATTGGTTAAAACAATGAGGGCTTCCATCCTCTGTTTAGGGCCTCTTCTGTCCAAGTTTGGAAGGGCCAGTGTTTCGCTCCCCGGAGGGTGTGCAATCGGCTTAAGGCCGGTCGACCTTCACCTGAAGGGCCTTTCAAAGATGGGAGCAGATTTGAGAATTTCCCACGGGTACGTAGTTGGAGAGGTAAGGGGAAGGTTAAAGGGCGTCGATGTAACGTTGGACTTTCCAACTGTCGGTGGAACGGAGAATATACTTATGGCTGCCGTTCTTGCAAAGGGAAAAACGGTTATAAGAAATGCAGCAAAGGAGCCAGAAATTGTCGATTTGGCAAGAGCTCTAAAAAAGGGAGGAGCAAGGATAGAGGGAGAGGGAACGGACGTCATAGAGGTAGAGGGGGTGGACGAAATTGGCCCTATCGAGTACAGGGTTATGCCCGACAGAATAGAGGCAGGAACGTTTCTCTCTGCAGTGGCCTCTGCAGGTGGAGAAGTGGAAATAGAGGAATTTCCAACGTTTGCCTTAGAGTCGGTTGTTGAGAAGTTTGTTGAATCGGGACTCTCTATTGAGGAAATTTCGGAAGGTAGAGTTTTAGTGAAAAAAAGAGATAGACTAAAGGGAACGGATATAGTTACACAACCCTATCCGGGCTTTCCAACGGATATGCAGGCTCAGTTTATGGCTGCAATGTGCATAGCAGATGGGGTATCTGTAATAAAGGAAACGATATTTGAGAACAGGTTTATGCATGCTCTGGAGCTCCAGAGAATGGGTGCAGACTTAAAGATTGAGGGCAATACCGTCGTTGTCAAAGGTGTAGACAAGTTAATTGGAGCAAAGGTTACGGCAACAGACTTAAGGGCAAGTGCATCGTTGGTTATAGCAGGACTCGGAGCTGAAAACACAACGGAGGTTTACAGGATATACCACCTTGATAGGGGCTACGAGAAATTGGAGAGGAAGCTCAATTCGTTGGGTGCAGAGATAGAGAGAGTCCCAAGTGAGCTTAAGTATTAG
- the secD gene encoding protein translocase subunit SecD, with protein sequence MKNLKWKILFVLIVLLGALYIDLTKPINLGLDLKGGTHLVLQIDTEKALENEVSTALREIKRSLEEENIPVVSVERRKTNIEIFLLSPDYVKQAVSKIEDDYSDMFNIKVKGKEIELSLKPSYKSKEIDRLAEQALETIRNRIDQLGVAEPVIVRNGKDRIIVELPGVKNPERAKKVIGKVANLEFKEVVDTARSVEELITKLGGTVPEGARIVVKPSPSGPTFYEVKNGKEEKLPFRSPEDVVKAFGGKVPDDQQVLIQEIKNKSGKVVAYNFFIVKREPILTGAYLKDAYPSRDENGMPAVSFVLKPEGARIFKEYTAKHVGTRLAIVLDGKVQSAPVIRSAIGSRGQITGQFSYQEARDLSIVLRAGALPAPVKIVEETTVGPSLGKESVEKGIKAGVAGIVIVMLFMLLYYKFAGLAADLALLMNVVLLWSMMVLLGATLTLPGIAGYILTVGMAVDANVIIFERIKEEIRKGRNLFSSVEAGFSRAWGTILDANVTTLIAAAVLFQFGTGPIKGFAVTLSLGILSSMFTAVFVTKVILDLIVKYKPNLFKI encoded by the coding sequence ATGAAAAACCTTAAGTGGAAAATACTGTTCGTTCTGATAGTCCTATTAGGTGCCCTCTATATTGATTTAACGAAGCCCATAAACTTAGGGCTTGACCTCAAAGGCGGTACCCACTTGGTTCTCCAGATTGATACGGAGAAAGCCCTTGAGAATGAGGTTTCAACGGCTCTGAGGGAGATTAAGAGGAGTTTGGAGGAGGAGAACATTCCCGTTGTATCCGTCGAAAGGAGAAAAACAAACATAGAGATTTTCCTGTTATCTCCCGACTACGTTAAACAGGCCGTTTCAAAAATAGAGGATGACTACTCAGATATGTTTAACATCAAGGTCAAGGGAAAGGAGATAGAGCTCTCACTTAAACCATCCTACAAGTCAAAGGAGATAGATAGGCTTGCAGAACAGGCCCTTGAAACGATAAGGAACAGAATAGACCAGTTAGGTGTAGCAGAACCTGTTATTGTTAGAAACGGAAAGGACAGGATTATTGTGGAGCTTCCTGGGGTTAAGAACCCAGAAAGGGCCAAGAAGGTAATTGGAAAGGTTGCAAACCTTGAATTTAAGGAAGTGGTTGATACGGCAAGGAGTGTAGAGGAACTTATAACAAAGTTGGGAGGAACGGTTCCAGAAGGAGCAAGGATTGTTGTCAAACCTTCACCATCGGGACCAACGTTCTACGAAGTCAAGAACGGAAAGGAGGAAAAGCTTCCCTTCCGCTCTCCTGAGGATGTGGTTAAGGCCTTTGGCGGAAAGGTACCGGATGACCAGCAGGTTCTAATTCAGGAGATTAAGAACAAATCTGGAAAGGTTGTGGCCTACAACTTCTTCATAGTTAAGAGGGAACCGATACTAACCGGAGCCTACCTAAAGGATGCCTACCCAAGTAGGGATGAAAACGGCATGCCTGCAGTGAGCTTCGTCCTAAAACCTGAGGGAGCAAGGATATTTAAGGAATACACGGCGAAACACGTAGGAACGAGACTTGCAATCGTACTTGACGGTAAAGTTCAGTCCGCTCCCGTAATAAGGAGCGCTATCGGTTCGAGGGGACAGATAACTGGACAGTTCTCCTATCAGGAGGCAAGGGACCTATCTATAGTTTTAAGGGCTGGAGCTCTACCTGCACCTGTAAAAATTGTTGAGGAGACAACGGTAGGACCATCCTTGGGTAAGGAGTCCGTTGAAAAGGGAATAAAGGCAGGTGTGGCAGGAATAGTTATTGTTATGCTGTTTATGCTCCTTTACTACAAGTTTGCCGGATTGGCCGCCGATTTAGCCCTCCTTATGAACGTAGTTCTCCTATGGTCCATGATGGTTCTCTTAGGAGCTACCTTAACTCTGCCAGGAATAGCTGGTTACATCTTAACCGTAGGTATGGCCGTTGATGCCAACGTAATCATATTCGAGAGAATAAAGGAGGAAATTAGAAAGGGAAGGAACCTTTTTTCCTCCGTTGAAGCAGGCTTCTCAAGAGCCTGGGGAACAATACTCGATGCCAACGTAACAACCTTAATTGCTGCAGCAGTCCTCTTTCAATTTGGAACAGGTCCTATAAAGGGTTTTGCCGTTACACTCTCCTTAGGTATCCTGTCAAGTATGTTTACTGCTGTTTTCGTTACAAAGGTTATTCTTGACCTTATTGTTAAGTACAAACCTAACCTATTCAAAATTTAG
- the prmC gene encoding peptide chain release factor N(5)-glutamine methyltransferase, translating to MEWTVGSLVKRAAEILRERGSKTPRLDAELLLVHSLGLKSRVELYTNFDRPLSEDEVERYRKLIVRRAKGEPVAYITGNREFFGFEFSVDRGVLIPRPETEFLVEVVFEFLRNKEGLTVVDVGTGSGCIVLTLCKLTGERHKFFGIDISKKALEISEKNREKLGCSKVEFLKGDLLSPIDFSVDVVVSNPPYVSVNDPKLEREVLKFEPAGALFGGRTGLEVIERLVEQSSEKLKRGGLLALEVGIGQSDKVSNLLRSSGFEDIKTYRDLSGIERVVTGVKE from the coding sequence ATGGAGTGGACTGTTGGAAGCTTGGTTAAAAGGGCTGCTGAGATTTTAAGGGAAAGAGGAAGTAAAACCCCGAGGTTGGACGCAGAGCTCCTCTTAGTCCATTCACTTGGACTAAAAAGTAGAGTGGAGCTCTACACAAACTTTGATAGACCTCTATCTGAGGATGAGGTTGAAAGATACAGAAAGTTGATAGTCAGAAGGGCAAAGGGAGAACCGGTTGCCTACATAACGGGAAATAGGGAGTTCTTTGGTTTTGAATTTTCTGTTGATAGGGGAGTTCTCATTCCAAGGCCAGAAACGGAGTTCTTAGTCGAGGTTGTTTTTGAATTTTTGAGAAATAAGGAGGGTTTAACTGTTGTTGACGTCGGAACAGGTTCAGGGTGCATCGTCCTAACGCTCTGTAAGTTGACGGGTGAGAGACATAAATTCTTTGGAATAGACATATCCAAGAAGGCTTTGGAAATTTCTGAGAAGAATAGGGAAAAGTTGGGGTGTTCCAAGGTTGAGTTTTTAAAGGGAGACCTACTCTCCCCTATCGACTTTTCTGTAGATGTTGTCGTTTCAAATCCCCCTTACGTTTCAGTTAACGACCCCAAATTGGAAAGGGAGGTTCTAAAGTTTGAGCCTGCGGGAGCTCTCTTTGGAGGGAGAACTGGACTTGAGGTAATTGAGAGGTTAGTTGAGCAGTCCTCGGAGAAATTAAAAAGGGGTGGACTTTTGGCTTTAGAAGTTGGTATAGGCCAGAGTGATAAGGTGAGTAACTTACTCAGGAGCTCAGGATTTGAAGATATTAAAACTTACAGGGATTTATCTGGAATTGAGAGGGTAGTTACGGGGGTTAAGGAATAA
- the hisG gene encoding ATP phosphoribosyltransferase, whose amino-acid sequence MDYKSITVALPKGRLLKEAVGFLESCGIDASETLTKTRKLIFQWKNFKFILVKPMDVPTYVYYGTADIGIAGKDVIEEKGFDLYEPLDLKFGACRLSVAEPQDIDEPYDIEKLSYIRVATKYPKITDRYFRSKGIHPEIIVLYGSVELAPLVGLSDRIVDLVQTGTTLKENGLREVDVILHSTARLVINRASLKTKYLILKPVIDRMKEVIL is encoded by the coding sequence ATGGACTACAAATCAATAACTGTTGCACTTCCAAAGGGAAGACTACTGAAGGAGGCTGTTGGTTTCCTTGAATCATGTGGGATAGATGCATCGGAAACCCTTACTAAAACGAGAAAGCTCATCTTCCAGTGGAAAAACTTTAAGTTCATCTTAGTTAAACCTATGGACGTTCCAACGTACGTTTACTACGGAACTGCCGATATTGGAATAGCGGGAAAGGACGTTATCGAGGAAAAGGGGTTTGACCTCTACGAACCGTTGGACCTTAAGTTTGGAGCGTGCAGGCTTTCCGTTGCAGAACCTCAGGATATAGATGAACCCTACGACATAGAAAAGCTCTCCTACATAAGAGTTGCCACAAAGTATCCGAAGATAACCGACAGGTACTTTAGAAGTAAGGGAATTCACCCTGAAATAATAGTCCTCTACGGTTCCGTGGAATTGGCTCCACTCGTAGGTCTTTCAGATAGGATAGTTGACCTTGTTCAAACTGGAACGACACTTAAGGAGAATGGTTTAAGGGAAGTGGATGTTATTCTCCATTCGACTGCAAGGCTGGTTATAAACAGGGCAAGCTTGAAAACAAAGTACTTAATCTTGAAGCCAGTAATAGATAGGATGAAGGAAGTTATTTTATAG
- a CDS encoding LptF/LptG family permease yields MKTLYRYIFYELFKTVIFTFLLFLFVIVIDRASQIAETVIGQGVSFTEFLSVLVKTLPAFFGVVISVSFVISVLIVFLQMESNNEITVLRSCGVSIRQISIPVLLLGILFSLFSLYSTMYLAPKSNVAVKKEIEELVKKKLTMSITPKNFSSNFPGVTFYVDRIFPKQGLIENFMVSLDRKDKFIVIFGREGGLRTENNTVFLDIYNGTAQVLNWEKPEEFQFLKFKNYTLELYKFSEGEKFEAKKYKTLSQLLKKRDSESLTEILKRLSLSLSSLIVGILIFSVSVSLPRGAYGMGIIISLTVIVLYYVLYVFSKKLALSSNFPPLTLLPDLVFGVLSSIFYYLAVKEKIRIYAGTRW; encoded by the coding sequence ATGAAGACTCTTTACAGGTACATTTTCTATGAACTGTTTAAAACGGTAATCTTCACCTTTTTGCTGTTTTTATTTGTAATAGTGATTGATAGGGCCTCTCAAATAGCGGAAACAGTTATAGGTCAGGGAGTTTCTTTCACAGAGTTTCTCTCTGTTTTAGTAAAAACCCTTCCTGCCTTTTTTGGAGTTGTTATTTCTGTGTCCTTTGTAATTTCAGTCTTAATCGTATTTCTCCAGATGGAGAGCAATAATGAAATTACCGTTTTAAGGTCCTGCGGTGTCAGTATTCGCCAGATATCCATTCCCGTCCTTCTGTTAGGTATTCTCTTTTCACTCTTTTCTCTCTACTCTACGATGTACTTAGCTCCAAAAAGCAACGTTGCTGTTAAAAAGGAGATTGAGGAACTTGTAAAGAAGAAGCTAACTATGAGTATAACTCCAAAGAACTTCTCGTCAAACTTTCCTGGAGTTACGTTCTACGTGGATAGAATCTTTCCTAAACAGGGACTAATTGAGAACTTTATGGTCTCACTTGATAGAAAGGATAAATTCATAGTAATATTTGGAAGAGAAGGCGGTTTAAGGACTGAAAACAATACGGTCTTTTTGGATATTTACAACGGAACTGCACAGGTTTTAAACTGGGAAAAACCGGAGGAGTTTCAGTTTTTAAAGTTTAAAAACTATACACTGGAGCTCTACAAGTTTTCCGAAGGCGAAAAGTTCGAAGCTAAAAAGTACAAAACACTAAGCCAGCTTTTAAAGAAAAGGGATTCCGAGAGTTTAACCGAAATCCTAAAGAGGTTATCCTTATCCCTATCCTCACTAATTGTAGGAATTCTGATTTTCTCAGTATCCGTATCTCTTCCAAGGGGAGCTTACGGAATGGGAATTATCATAAGTCTAACTGTAATTGTTCTCTACTACGTTCTGTACGTTTTCTCAAAGAAGCTTGCTCTAAGCTCAAACTTTCCTCCTCTAACCCTTCTGCCGGATTTAGTATTCGGAGTTCTCTCCTCCATTTTTTACTACCTTGCAGTTAAGGAAAAAATTAGGATTTACGCAGGAACGAGATGGTAA
- a CDS encoding biotin--[acetyl-CoA-carboxylase] ligase — protein MKVIYVDRTDSTNEEAKRVPFFHGLCIVAREQTGGKGRRGRRWLSKRDKGLYVSFILERPSRNFGISSLAFGYSTLKALLRFGDGFYLKWPNDVYINGKKIAGVLPELCRDRLVVGIGINLTYSKEELSSFPVPATSLRVEGIEFDRDELLSLLHREVVKVHSLLKEGNFSIEEFERHCPMIRREVKVVEEGNSYVGRALKVDTDGALIVKTEEGLKKVFAADVSVRER, from the coding sequence ATGAAAGTTATCTACGTTGACAGAACAGACTCAACAAACGAGGAAGCAAAGAGAGTTCCCTTTTTCCACGGCCTCTGTATAGTTGCAAGGGAGCAAACGGGTGGAAAGGGAAGAAGAGGTAGACGTTGGCTCTCAAAAAGGGACAAGGGACTTTACGTCTCATTCATCCTTGAGAGACCGAGCAGAAACTTTGGAATTTCAAGTTTGGCCTTCGGTTACTCAACACTTAAAGCCCTTTTAAGGTTCGGAGATGGGTTCTACTTGAAGTGGCCAAACGACGTTTATATAAACGGAAAAAAGATTGCCGGTGTTCTTCCAGAGCTCTGCAGGGACAGGTTGGTTGTAGGAATAGGAATAAACCTAACATACTCAAAGGAGGAGCTCAGTAGCTTCCCCGTTCCGGCAACATCACTGAGAGTTGAAGGAATAGAATTTGATAGGGATGAGCTCCTATCACTTCTCCACAGAGAAGTTGTTAAAGTTCACAGTTTGCTAAAGGAGGGAAACTTTAGTATTGAGGAGTTTGAAAGACACTGTCCTATGATTAGAAGGGAAGTTAAAGTGGTCGAGGAGGGGAACTCCTACGTCGGGAGAGCTCTTAAAGTTGATACTGATGGAGCTCTCATTGTTAAGACGGAGGAGGGTCTTAAAAAAGTATTTGCAGCAGACGTTAGCGTGAGGGAGAGGTGA
- a CDS encoding HD domain-containing protein, with amino-acid sequence MKEIEFPTYRDLMKDRRILYYIERSDYFLERMGYTDHGIKHVGWVAEKARWLLMEITGDRRRAELAGVAGFLHDIGHIVSRHNHAQSGALLAFQLLKGKGYLDDDLTEITFAIGNHEEETGFPVTEVSAAVVIADKSHVHRTRVRTRRTIGEDIHDRVNYAVLYSNLEVDKVTRTVKLILKIDTRISDLLDYFSIFQPRMEMCRRATEVFGYKFRLRINDTDL; translated from the coding sequence GTGAAAGAGATAGAGTTTCCAACTTACAGGGATTTGATGAAGGACAGGAGAATTCTCTACTACATTGAAAGGAGCGATTACTTCTTGGAGAGAATGGGATACACGGACCACGGAATAAAGCACGTCGGATGGGTTGCCGAAAAGGCAAGGTGGCTGCTTATGGAGATAACGGGAGATAGGAGGAGGGCAGAACTTGCAGGAGTGGCAGGTTTTCTCCACGATATCGGTCACATTGTTTCAAGGCACAATCACGCTCAGAGTGGAGCCCTTCTTGCTTTCCAACTCTTAAAGGGGAAAGGTTACTTGGATGATGACCTAACAGAAATAACCTTTGCAATTGGAAATCACGAGGAGGAAACGGGATTTCCCGTTACCGAGGTCTCAGCTGCCGTTGTTATTGCCGACAAGTCCCACGTCCACAGAACAAGGGTAAGAACCAGGAGAACAATTGGAGAGGACATTCATGACAGGGTTAACTACGCAGTTCTGTACAGTAACCTTGAGGTTGATAAGGTAACGAGAACTGTAAAACTCATTCTCAAAATTGATACGAGAATTTCAGACCTACTTGACTACTTCTCCATATTCCAGCCCCGAATGGAGATGTGCAGGAGGGCTACGGAGGTTTTTGGCTACAAATTCAGGCTCAGGATAAACGATACAGACCTTTAA
- the moaA gene encoding GTP 3',8-cyclase MoaA translates to MRITYLRVSVTDRCNFRCKYCMPEGNQEFIPHPEILRYEEITEIVRVFTTFGVKSIRLTGGEPLVRKGLEELIFQLKSIEGIEEVTLTTNGYFLKEKARTLKENGLNRVNVSIDTLIPEKFSFITGRERDALFRVIEGVEEAKSIGIEPVKINTVLIRNFNDGELEGFIRFSERFGVEVRFIELMPVGGKFFSSENFIPASEIKEKIVKQFGKLVPHKTKKMGPAKSFKIEGTKAVVGFIPSVSEHFCSECNRLRLTSDGKLRLCLMSEKEIDIKGILRSPSYKRENLVSVVRGALLLKRGINGIEALEGLGCSRKMFTIGG, encoded by the coding sequence ATGAGGATAACTTACTTAAGGGTTTCAGTTACCGATAGGTGTAACTTCAGGTGTAAGTACTGTATGCCTGAGGGAAATCAGGAGTTCATACCCCATCCAGAAATACTCAGATACGAGGAAATAACCGAAATTGTAAGGGTATTTACAACCTTTGGGGTTAAATCTATTAGATTAACAGGGGGGGAACCCTTAGTTAGAAAGGGTTTAGAGGAATTAATTTTTCAGCTAAAGAGTATTGAAGGTATAGAGGAGGTAACATTAACGACCAACGGATATTTCCTCAAGGAAAAGGCGAGAACGTTAAAGGAGAATGGGCTAAACAGGGTAAACGTTAGCATTGATACCTTAATTCCGGAGAAATTTTCGTTTATTACAGGAAGAGAAAGAGATGCCCTCTTTAGGGTCATTGAGGGAGTTGAAGAGGCGAAATCGATTGGAATTGAGCCTGTAAAGATAAACACAGTCCTAATTAGGAATTTTAACGATGGAGAGTTGGAGGGTTTTATCAGATTTTCGGAAAGATTTGGTGTAGAGGTGAGATTTATAGAGTTGATGCCTGTAGGCGGGAAGTTCTTTAGCTCCGAGAACTTTATTCCGGCTTCAGAGATAAAGGAGAAAATAGTTAAACAGTTTGGAAAACTCGTTCCACATAAAACAAAAAAGATGGGACCCGCAAAGAGCTTTAAAATTGAAGGAACAAAGGCCGTTGTTGGATTTATTCCTTCTGTTAGTGAACACTTCTGTTCAGAGTGTAACAGACTAAGACTGACATCTGATGGAAAACTTCGGCTCTGTCTAATGTCGGAAAAGGAAATAGATATTAAGGGGATTTTAAGGTCTCCCTCCTACAAGAGGGAAAATTTGGTCTCTGTAGTAAGGGGAGCTCTTCTTTTAAAGAGGGGAATAAACGGAATAGAGGCCCTTGAGGGGTTAGGCTGCTCGAGGAAAATGTTTACAATAGGGGGATAG
- the secF gene encoding protein translocase subunit SecF: MRKIDFIGKRYFAYLLSLSLIVGSWLYGIFIVKPKFGIDFTGGVLVQVKVDEKNINTEKIRQIFNGKIEGILVQNIEGKNEFLIKAPAIKDPNKTADLIREVLREKFGNKVEIRRVEMIGPTIGKELREKGIMAVIYALIGILIYVAWRFEPIFAFGAVLALVHDALATTGVFMSVGREFSLPVIAALLTVIGYSINDTIVVYDRIRENMKVLLRSKPFEEIVNDSINQTLSRTLITSLTTLFVVFCLYMFGGGVINDFAFVLLVGITVGTYSSIFIASALVVDWYRYVKKEK; the protein is encoded by the coding sequence ATGAGAAAAATTGACTTTATAGGAAAAAGGTACTTTGCCTATTTACTTTCACTGTCACTTATAGTAGGAAGCTGGCTCTACGGGATATTTATTGTTAAACCTAAGTTTGGAATAGACTTTACAGGTGGAGTTTTAGTTCAGGTAAAGGTGGATGAGAAGAACATAAATACAGAGAAAATCAGGCAGATATTTAACGGAAAAATTGAAGGAATCTTAGTTCAAAACATTGAGGGTAAAAATGAGTTTCTTATAAAAGCTCCTGCTATAAAAGACCCAAATAAAACTGCCGATTTGATAAGAGAAGTTTTAAGGGAAAAGTTCGGAAATAAAGTTGAAATAAGAAGAGTTGAAATGATAGGTCCTACAATTGGTAAGGAGTTGAGGGAAAAGGGAATAATGGCCGTAATCTATGCCCTGATTGGTATTCTCATTTACGTTGCCTGGAGATTTGAGCCGATTTTTGCCTTTGGTGCAGTCCTTGCCTTGGTTCACGACGCTCTGGCAACAACGGGAGTATTTATGTCTGTAGGTAGGGAATTCAGTTTACCTGTTATTGCGGCTCTCTTAACAGTTATCGGTTACTCTATAAACGATACAATCGTTGTTTACGACAGAATCAGGGAAAATATGAAAGTTTTACTGAGAAGTAAGCCCTTTGAGGAAATCGTTAATGACAGTATAAACCAAACGCTCTCAAGAACCCTAATAACATCTCTGACCACTCTATTTGTTGTTTTCTGTCTCTACATGTTTGGAGGAGGTGTAATAAACGACTTTGCTTTCGTTCTCCTTGTAGGTATAACGGTAGGTACCTATTCCTCAATCTTTATTGCAAGTGCTTTGGTTGTTGATTGGTACAGATACGTTAAGAAGGAAAAATGA
- a CDS encoding endonuclease V, whose protein sequence is MKISFKKAERAQRELLKKLKLRPLEREIKLIGGCDLTFIDPYKNPTVGIGAFVILEFSSLKVVEEIYDTMEVKVPYVPGFLAFREVPLLVKTYLKLKNKPDLVVVDGHGIAHPRRLGIATHFGIVMNVPTIGCAKKILYGKFEEPCEKAGCSSPIVDPKTKEILGYAVRMRDRVKPVFVSPGNLITPEESLEIVLKLGRGYKLPEPTRLAHNYLQTVRKGIIQRKLERTEE, encoded by the coding sequence GTGAAGATTTCCTTCAAGAAGGCGGAGAGGGCTCAGAGGGAGCTCCTTAAAAAACTAAAACTCAGACCACTTGAGAGGGAGATAAAACTCATCGGAGGGTGTGATTTAACCTTTATTGACCCTTATAAAAATCCTACAGTTGGAATTGGAGCATTTGTAATTCTTGAGTTTTCAAGTCTAAAAGTAGTTGAGGAAATTTACGACACAATGGAAGTAAAGGTTCCATACGTTCCGGGATTTCTGGCCTTCCGTGAGGTTCCACTTTTGGTCAAAACCTACTTAAAACTAAAAAACAAACCTGATTTAGTAGTTGTTGACGGACACGGAATAGCCCATCCGAGGAGGCTTGGAATAGCTACACACTTTGGAATTGTTATGAACGTACCTACGATAGGGTGTGCAAAGAAGATTCTCTACGGAAAATTTGAGGAGCCCTGCGAAAAGGCAGGCTGCAGTTCACCTATCGTTGACCCAAAAACTAAGGAAATTCTCGGATATGCCGTTAGGATGAGGGACAGAGTTAAACCCGTTTTTGTCTCTCCTGGAAATCTGATAACTCCTGAGGAGTCCCTTGAAATTGTTCTAAAACTTGGAAGGGGGTATAAGCTTCCTGAACCTACGAGACTTGCCCACAATTACCTTCAAACAGTTAGAAAGGGTATAATACAGCGCAAATTAGAAAGGACGGAGGAGTAA